A window from Streptomyces sp. NBC_00299 encodes these proteins:
- the murG gene encoding undecaprenyldiphospho-muramoylpentapeptide beta-N-acetylglucosaminyltransferase, producing the protein MHVVLAGGGTAGHIEPALALADALRRQDPTVGITALGTERGLETTLVPQRGYELALIPAVPLPRKPTPELITVPGRLRGTIKATEQILERTKADAVVGFGGYVALPGYLAAKRLGVPIIIHEANARPGLANKIGSRYAAQVAVSTPDSKLRNSRYIGIPLRRTIATLDRAAMRPQARAAFGLDPNLPTLLVSGGSQGARRLNEVVQQVAPWLQQAGIQILHAVGPKNELPQVHQMPGMPPYIPVSYLDRMDLAYAAADLMLCRAGAMTVAELSAVGLPAAYVPLPIGNGEQRLNAQPVVKAGGGLLVDDAELTPEWVQQNVLPVLADPHRLYEMSRAASEFGRRDADDLLVGMVYEAIASHRRQ; encoded by the coding sequence GTGCATGTCGTACTCGCCGGTGGGGGGACCGCCGGCCACATCGAGCCCGCGCTCGCCCTCGCGGACGCCCTGCGCAGGCAGGACCCGACCGTGGGGATCACGGCCCTGGGCACGGAGCGGGGGCTTGAGACCACACTCGTTCCACAGCGGGGCTACGAGCTCGCGCTGATCCCCGCCGTGCCGCTGCCCCGCAAGCCCACGCCCGAGCTGATCACCGTCCCGGGCCGGCTGCGCGGCACGATCAAGGCCACCGAGCAGATCCTGGAGCGCACCAAGGCGGACGCGGTCGTCGGCTTCGGCGGCTATGTCGCCCTGCCCGGATACCTCGCCGCCAAGCGCCTCGGGGTGCCGATCATCATCCACGAGGCCAACGCCCGCCCGGGCCTCGCCAACAAGATCGGCTCGCGCTACGCCGCCCAGGTCGCCGTCTCCACTCCGGACAGCAAGCTGCGCAACTCGCGCTACATCGGCATCCCGCTGCGCCGGACCATCGCCACCCTCGACCGCGCCGCGATGCGCCCGCAGGCCCGCGCCGCGTTCGGGCTCGACCCGAACCTGCCGACGCTGCTGGTCTCCGGTGGCTCGCAGGGCGCCCGCCGCCTCAACGAGGTCGTCCAGCAGGTCGCGCCCTGGCTCCAGCAGGCCGGAATCCAGATCCTGCACGCGGTCGGCCCGAAGAACGAACTGCCGCAAGTGCACCAGATGCCGGGAATGCCGCCTTACATCCCGGTAAGTTACCTGGACCGGATGGACCTCGCGTACGCTGCGGCCGACCTGATGCTCTGCCGTGCGGGTGCGATGACCGTCGCCGAACTCTCCGCCGTCGGACTCCCGGCCGCCTATGTCCCGCTGCCCATCGGCAACGGCGAACAGCGGCTGAACGCCCAGCCGGTGGTCAAGGCCGGCGGCGGACTGCTGGTCGACGACGCGGAACTGACGCCCGAGTGGGTGCAGCAGAACGTCCTGCCCGTGCTCGCCGACCCGCACCGGCTGTACGAGATGTCCCGCGCCGCAAGCGAGTTCGGCCGCCGGGACGCCGACGACCTGCTCGTCGGCATGGTGTACGAGGCGATCGCCTCGCACCGCCGCCAGTAA
- a CDS encoding cell division protein FtsQ/DivIB — MAGPTTAERGERQQESSDPPLARRLRVRRLRTMIILLVVPVLLGAGSVWLLYGSKWLRVERVSVSGTRVLTPAQVLAAADVPVGAPLISVETDVIEARLRQKLPRIDVVEVDRSWPRGIGLKVAERTPVLIVQKDGKFVEVDKEGVRFATVSVAPKGVPALELTVSRSSSAAASLRRFGEARLMREAVRVADALPDAVARGTQVVKVRSYDDISLVLSGGTTVAWGSGEKGAAKARTLTALMKASPDARYFDVSVPTAPASSGS, encoded by the coding sequence GTGGCCGGACCGACGACCGCCGAGCGCGGTGAACGCCAGCAGGAGTCGTCCGACCCGCCCCTCGCCCGGCGGTTGAGGGTGCGGAGACTTCGTACGATGATCATTCTTCTCGTCGTGCCCGTACTCCTCGGCGCAGGTTCCGTCTGGCTGCTGTACGGCTCCAAATGGCTGCGCGTGGAGCGCGTATCCGTCTCCGGGACCCGGGTGCTGACGCCCGCACAGGTCCTTGCGGCCGCCGACGTCCCCGTCGGGGCGCCGCTGATTTCCGTTGAGACCGATGTGATTGAGGCGCGGTTGCGCCAGAAATTGCCCCGAATTGACGTGGTTGAGGTGGACCGCTCCTGGCCCCGCGGAATCGGCCTCAAAGTGGCGGAGCGTACTCCGGTTCTGATTGTCCAAAAGGACGGAAAGTTCGTCGAAGTGGACAAGGAAGGCGTCCGATTCGCCACGGTTTCTGTGGCTCCGAAAGGCGTTCCCGCACTGGAATTGACGGTGTCTCGGTCGAGCTCCGCCGCCGCGAGTCTGCGCCGCTTCGGCGAGGCCCGTCTGATGCGGGAGGCGGTGCGCGTGGCCGACGCCCTGCCGGACGCCGTGGCGCGCGGTACCCAGGTCGTCAAGGTCCGTTCCTACGACGACATCTCACTCGTGTTGAGCGGCGGCACGACCGTCGCATGGGGGAGTGGCGAGAAGGGGGCCGCGAAGGCTCGCACACTCACCGCTCTCATGAAAGCCTCGCCGGATGCGCGGTACTTCGACGTCAGCGTTCCCACCGCCCCTGCGTCATCAGGGAGTTGA
- the ftsZ gene encoding cell division protein FtsZ, translating to MAAPQNYLAVIKVIGVGGGGVNAINRMIEVGLKGVEFIAINTDAQALLMSDADVKLDVGRELTRGLGAGANPAVGRKAAEDHREEIEEVLKGADMVFVTAGEGGGTGTGGAPVVANIARSLGALTIGVVTRPFTFEGRRRANQAEDGIAELREEVDTLIVIPNDRLLSISDRQVSVLDAFKSADQVLLSGVQGITDLITTPGLINLDFADVKSVMSEAGSALMGIGSARGDDRAVAAAEMAISSPLLEASIDGARGVLLSISGGSDLGLFEINEAAQLVSEAAHPEANIIFGAVIDDALGDEVRVTVIAAGFDGGQPPARRDNVLGSTSSSSSSARREEPAPARQTESRPSFGSLGSVTPKEEAEPEPEPVADVPVAPPVPPSRTYADSAAEELDVPDFLK from the coding sequence GTGGCAGCACCGCAGAACTACCTCGCAGTCATCAAAGTCATCGGTGTCGGCGGCGGTGGTGTCAATGCCATCAACCGGATGATCGAGGTCGGTCTCAAGGGCGTCGAGTTCATCGCTATCAACACCGACGCGCAAGCTCTGTTGATGAGCGACGCCGACGTCAAGCTCGACGTCGGCCGTGAACTCACCCGCGGACTCGGCGCCGGAGCCAACCCGGCCGTCGGCCGCAAGGCCGCCGAGGACCACCGCGAGGAGATCGAGGAGGTCCTCAAGGGGGCCGACATGGTCTTCGTGACGGCCGGTGAAGGCGGCGGCACCGGCACCGGCGGCGCGCCCGTCGTGGCCAACATCGCACGCTCGCTGGGCGCCCTCACCATCGGCGTGGTCACGCGCCCGTTCACCTTCGAGGGACGGCGCCGCGCCAACCAGGCCGAGGACGGCATCGCCGAACTCCGCGAAGAGGTCGACACCCTCATCGTCATCCCGAACGACCGGCTGCTGTCCATCTCGGACCGCCAGGTCTCGGTACTGGATGCCTTCAAGTCGGCCGACCAGGTCCTCCTCTCCGGTGTCCAGGGCATCACCGACCTCATCACCACCCCCGGCCTCATCAACCTCGACTTCGCCGACGTCAAGTCGGTCATGTCCGAGGCCGGTTCGGCCCTCATGGGCATCGGCTCGGCCCGCGGCGACGACCGCGCGGTGGCCGCAGCCGAGATGGCGATCTCCTCCCCGCTCCTGGAGGCGTCCATCGACGGCGCCCGGGGCGTGCTGCTCTCCATCTCCGGCGGCTCCGACCTCGGCCTGTTCGAGATCAACGAGGCCGCCCAGCTGGTCAGTGAGGCCGCCCACCCCGAGGCCAACATCATCTTCGGCGCGGTCATCGACGACGCCCTCGGCGACGAGGTCCGGGTCACCGTGATCGCGGCCGGCTTCGACGGCGGCCAGCCGCCGGCCCGCCGGGACAACGTCCTCGGCTCGACCTCCTCCTCTTCGTCCTCGGCCCGCCGCGAGGAGCCCGCTCCGGCACGGCAGACCGAGAGCCGCCCGTCGTTCGGCTCCCTCGGCAGCGTCACGCCGAAGGAGGAGGCCGAGCCGGAGCCGGAGCCGGTGGCCGACGTGCCGGTCGCCCCGCCGGTCCCGCCGTCCCGGACCTACGCCGACAGCGCGGCGGAGGAGCTGGACGTTCCGGACTTCCTTAAGTGA
- the pgeF gene encoding peptidoglycan editing factor PgeF has protein sequence MIAQRDIVSGAHFAFTDRWGGVSAAPYEELNLGGAVGDDTDAVLTNRDLAAKSLGLDPGRVVWMNQVHGTDVAVADGPWRDRPVPDVDAVVTAQRGLALAVLTADCVPVLLADPVAGIVAAAHAGRPGMIAGIVPAALRAMTDLGAEPSRIVARTGPAVCGRCYEVPEAMRAEVAAGEPTAYAETSWGTPAVDVAAGVHAQLARLGVRDREQSPVCTLESEDHFSYRRDRTTGRLAGYVWLD, from the coding sequence GTGATAGCACAGCGCGACATCGTGAGCGGCGCGCACTTCGCCTTCACCGACCGGTGGGGCGGGGTGAGCGCCGCTCCGTATGAGGAGCTCAACCTCGGTGGGGCGGTCGGGGACGACACCGACGCCGTACTGACCAATCGCGATCTCGCCGCCAAGTCGCTCGGGCTCGATCCGGGCCGGGTCGTCTGGATGAACCAGGTGCACGGCACGGACGTGGCGGTGGCCGACGGACCATGGCGTGATCGTCCGGTGCCCGATGTCGACGCGGTCGTCACGGCACAGCGGGGTCTCGCCCTCGCCGTCCTCACCGCAGATTGCGTGCCGGTCCTGCTGGCCGACCCGGTCGCCGGGATCGTCGCCGCGGCGCATGCGGGGCGGCCCGGCATGATCGCCGGGATCGTCCCGGCAGCGCTACGCGCGATGACCGACCTGGGTGCCGAGCCGTCCCGGATCGTCGCCCGCACCGGCCCGGCCGTCTGCGGACGGTGCTACGAGGTGCCGGAGGCGATGCGCGCCGAGGTGGCCGCCGGGGAGCCGACGGCGTACGCCGAGACGAGCTGGGGCACACCCGCGGTCGACGTGGCCGCCGGAGTGCACGCCCAGCTCGCGCGACTCGGGGTGCGCGACCGGGAGCAGTCGCCGGTCTGCACGCTGGAGTCGGAGGACCACTTCTCGTACCGCCGCGACCGCACCACCGGGAGACTCGCGGGATATGTCTGGTTGGACTGA
- a CDS encoding YggS family pyridoxal phosphate-dependent enzyme produces the protein MTDRKGELAANLAKVEERIAAACAAAGREREEVTLIVVTKTYPASDVRMLSELGVRHVAENRDQDAAPKAAACSDLPLAWHFVGQLQTNKVRSVVGYADLVQSVDRSKLVTALSKEAVRQEREVGCLIQVALDAGEGARGERGGVAPGGVAELADLVANAPGLRMDGLMTVAPLSGEYEGRQQAAFERLMDLSTDLRRAHPTANMVSAGMSADLEDAVAAGATHVRVGTSVLGVRPRLG, from the coding sequence ATGACGGACCGTAAGGGCGAACTGGCCGCGAACCTCGCAAAAGTGGAGGAGCGGATCGCCGCCGCCTGCGCGGCCGCCGGGCGCGAGCGCGAGGAGGTGACCCTGATCGTGGTCACCAAGACCTACCCCGCGAGCGATGTGCGGATGCTGTCGGAGCTCGGCGTGCGTCATGTCGCCGAGAACCGCGATCAGGACGCGGCCCCGAAGGCCGCCGCCTGCTCGGATCTTCCCCTCGCGTGGCACTTTGTCGGTCAGTTGCAGACCAACAAGGTGCGATCCGTGGTCGGTTACGCGGATCTCGTGCAGTCCGTCGATCGTTCCAAGCTGGTGACGGCCCTGTCGAAGGAGGCCGTACGGCAGGAGCGGGAGGTGGGCTGCCTCATCCAGGTGGCACTGGATGCGGGAGAGGGCGCGCGAGGCGAGAGGGGTGGTGTGGCACCCGGCGGGGTCGCAGAGTTGGCCGACCTCGTCGCGAACGCTCCGGGGCTGCGGATGGACGGGCTCATGACCGTCGCGCCGCTCAGCGGGGAGTACGAAGGGCGCCAACAGGCGGCGTTCGAGCGCTTGATGGATTTGTCGACTGACCTGCGCCGCGCCCATCCGACTGCGAACATGGTGTCGGCAGGGATGAGTGCGGATCTCGAGGACGCCGTGGCGGCCGGAGCGACACATGTGCGCGTCGGCACCTCGGTACTCGGAGTCCGCCCCAGGCTCGGGTAA
- a CDS encoding cell division protein SepF, whose product MAGAMRKMAVYLGLVEDDGYDGRGFDPDDDFEPELDPEPERDHRRHEPSHQSHSAHSSQRDEEVRIVQPPAPREPVARSTSLPAESGRPARIAPVASITQERASLEKNAPVIMPKVVSEREPYRITTLHPRTYNEARTIGEHFREGTPVIMNLTEMDDTDAKRLVDFAAGLVFGLHGSIERVTQKVFLLSPANVDVTAEDKARIAEGGFFNQS is encoded by the coding sequence ATGGCCGGCGCGATGCGCAAGATGGCGGTCTACCTCGGCCTCGTGGAGGACGATGGGTACGACGGCCGGGGGTTCGACCCCGACGACGACTTCGAGCCCGAACTGGACCCGGAGCCCGAGCGGGACCATCGACGGCATGAGCCGTCCCACCAGTCCCACAGTGCACATTCGTCCCAAAGGGACGAAGAGGTGCGAATCGTGCAGCCGCCCGCGCCGCGTGAACCCGTGGCCCGATCGACTTCGCTCCCCGCGGAATCCGGCCGTCCCGCGCGCATTGCGCCCGTGGCGTCTATCACACAAGAACGCGCAAGCCTGGAGAAGAACGCACCGGTGATCATGCCCAAGGTCGTGTCTGAACGAGAGCCGTACCGGATCACCACACTTCACCCGCGGACCTACAACGAGGCCCGTACCATCGGGGAACACTTCCGTGAAGGCACCCCGGTGATCATGAATCTGACTGAGATGGATGACACAGACGCGAAGCGACTTGTCGACTTTGCGGCAGGTTTGGTGTTTGGTCTTCACGGCAGCATCGAGCGGGTGACGCAGAAGGTGTTCCTGTTGTCGCCTGCTAACGTCGATGTCACGGCGGAGGACAAGGCCCGTATCGCAGAGGGCGGGTTCTTCAACCAGAGCTGA
- a CDS encoding YggT family protein codes for MSVVLQVLYIALMVLLIVLIFRLVMDYVFQFARSWQPGKAMVVVLEATYTVTDPPLKLLRRVIPPLRLGGVALDLSFFVLMIIVYILITLVRSAM; via the coding sequence ATGAGCGTGGTTCTGCAGGTTCTCTACATCGCGCTGATGGTTCTCCTCATCGTGCTTATCTTCCGGTTGGTCATGGACTATGTCTTCCAGTTCGCCCGCTCGTGGCAACCCGGCAAGGCGATGGTGGTCGTTCTGGAGGCCACCTACACTGTCACTGATCCACCGCTCAAGCTTCTGCGGCGGGTCATCCCGCCGCTGCGTCTCGGGGGCGTGGCGCTCGACCTGTCCTTCTTCGTATTGATGATCATCGTCTACATCCTGATCACGCTCGTGCGGAGCGCGATGTGA
- a CDS encoding DivIVA domain-containing protein, with protein sequence MPLTPEDVRNKQFTTVRLREGYDEDEVDAFLDEVEAELTRLLRENEDLRAKLAAATRAAAQNQQNMRKPPEGPGGPQDQQQGGMPQGGMPQQGMRGPGAPVPAGISGPPQQQMGGPMGGPPQLPSGAPQLPAGPGGQGGPQGPGPMGQGPGPMGQPPMQQMGGPMGGPMGGPMGGPGQGGPGGDSAARVLSLAQQTADQAIAEARSEANKIVGEARSRAEGLERDARAKADALERDAQEKHRVAMGSLESARATLERKVEDLRGFEREYRTRLKSYLESQLRQLETQADDSLAPPRTPATASLPPSPAPSMAPAGASAPSYGGNQTMGGAPSPAGPSYGGQQQMSPAMTQPMAPVRPQGPGPMGQAPSPMRGFLIDEDDN encoded by the coding sequence ATGCCGTTGACCCCCGAGGACGTGCGGAACAAGCAGTTCACGACCGTCCGCCTCCGAGAAGGCTATGACGAGGACGAGGTCGATGCCTTCCTCGATGAGGTCGAAGCCGAACTGACCCGCCTGCTCCGCGAGAACGAGGACCTGCGCGCCAAGCTGGCCGCGGCCACGCGTGCTGCTGCCCAGAACCAGCAGAACATGCGCAAGCCCCCGGAGGGTCCCGGTGGCCCTCAGGACCAGCAGCAGGGCGGCATGCCGCAGGGCGGTATGCCCCAGCAGGGCATGCGCGGTCCCGGGGCCCCCGTCCCCGCTGGGATATCGGGCCCGCCGCAGCAGCAGATGGGTGGCCCCATGGGTGGTCCGCCCCAGCTGCCGAGCGGTGCCCCGCAGCTGCCCGCCGGTCCCGGCGGTCAGGGTGGCCCTCAGGGTCCCGGTCCGATGGGCCAGGGTCCGGGGCCGATGGGCCAGCCCCCCATGCAGCAGATGGGCGGCCCCATGGGCGGTCCTATGGGTGGCCCGATGGGCGGTCCCGGTCAGGGCGGCCCCGGTGGCGACAGCGCCGCGCGCGTTCTGTCGCTTGCCCAGCAGACCGCCGACCAGGCGATCGCCGAGGCCCGTTCCGAGGCCAACAAGATCGTCGGTGAGGCGCGTTCGCGTGCCGAGGGTCTCGAGCGTGACGCCCGTGCCAAGGCTGACGCCCTGGAGCGGGACGCGCAGGAGAAGCACCGCGTCGCGATGGGCTCCCTGGAGTCCGCCCGCGCCACGCTGGAGCGCAAGGTCGAGGACCTGCGTGGCTTCGAGCGCGAGTACCGCACGCGGCTGAAGTCCTACCTCGAGTCCCAGCTGCGCCAGCTGGAGACCCAGGCGGACGACTCGCTCGCCCCGCCGCGCACTCCGGCCACGGCATCTCTCCCGCCGTCCCCGGCGCCTTCCATGGCTCCGGCCGGCGCGAGTGCCCCGTCGTACGGCGGCAACCAGACGATGGGCGGCGCCCCGTCCCCGGCTGGTCCGTCCTACGGCGGTCAGCAGCAGATGTCCCCGGCGATGACCCAGCCGATGGCTCCGGTCCGGCCGCAGGGTCCCGGTCCGATGGGCCAGGCCCCGTCGCCGATGCGCGGGTTCCTCATCGACGAGGACGACAACTGA
- the ileS gene encoding isoleucine--tRNA ligase yields the protein MTTPTYRQVPAQVDLPALEHAVLDFWREQKIFAKSLDQSEGRPEWVFYEGPPTANGMPGAHHIEARVFKDVFPRFRTMRGYHVARKAGWDCHGLPVELAVEKELGFSGKKDIEAFGIAEFNAKCRESVLRHTDAFADLTTRMGYWVDLDDAYVTMEPEYIESVWWSLKEIFNKGLLVQDHRVAPWCPRCGTGLSDHELAQGYETVVDPSVFVRFPLTSGPLAGGAALLVWTTTPWTLVSNTAVAAHPEVTYVVATNGEEKLVVAEPLVAKALGEGWETTGQTFTGAEMERWTYQRPFELVEFPETEGGTHYVVNAEYVTTEDGTGLVHQSPAFGEDDLKVCRSYGLPVVNPVRPDGTFEEDVPLVGGVFFKKADEKLTEDLQQRGLLFKHIPYEHSYPHCWRCHTALLYYAQPSWYIRTTAIKDRLLEENEKTNWFPDTVKHGRYGDWLNNNIDWALSRNRYWGTPLPIWRCEDDHLTVVGSRAELSELTGTDQSELDPHRPFIDDVTFACPQCRQTATRVPEVIDAWYDSGSMPFAQWGYPYKNKELFESRYPAQFISEAIDQTRGWFYTLMAVGTLVFDKSSYENVVCLGHILAEDGRKMSKHLGNILQPIPLMDQHGADAVRWFMAAGGSPWAARRVGHGTIQEVVRKTLLTYWNTVAFQALYARTSNWAPSAADPAPADRPVLDRWLLSELHALTDQVTQSLEAYDTQRAGKLLSAFVDDLSNWYVRRSRRRFWQGDKAALRTLHEVVETITKLMAPLTPFITERVWQDLIVPVSPDAPESVHLASWPEADLSAIDPELSKQMVLVRRLVELGRATRAESGVKTRQPLSRALIAATGFDALDRELHAQITEELNVTSLASLSEVGGSLVDTTAKANFRALGKRFGKRVQDVAKAVANADAAALSLALREGTASVEVDGETVTLAPDEVIITETPREGWSVASDSGATVALDLEITEELRRAGLARDAIRLIQEARKNSGLDVADRIALRWTATDAATIAALGDHAELIADEVLATDFAQGEADDAYGEPFTDEGLTLTFRLRKA from the coding sequence ATGACAACGCCGACGTACCGCCAGGTACCCGCCCAGGTCGACCTGCCCGCCCTCGAGCACGCCGTGCTCGACTTCTGGCGCGAGCAGAAGATCTTCGCCAAGAGCCTGGACCAGTCCGAGGGCCGCCCCGAGTGGGTGTTCTACGAGGGCCCGCCCACCGCCAACGGCATGCCCGGCGCCCACCACATCGAGGCCCGCGTCTTCAAGGACGTCTTCCCCCGCTTCCGCACCATGCGCGGCTACCACGTGGCCCGCAAGGCCGGCTGGGACTGCCACGGCCTGCCGGTGGAGCTGGCGGTCGAGAAGGAGCTCGGCTTCAGCGGCAAGAAGGACATCGAGGCGTTCGGCATCGCCGAGTTCAACGCCAAGTGCCGCGAGTCCGTGCTGCGCCACACCGACGCCTTCGCCGACCTGACGACCCGCATGGGCTACTGGGTCGACCTCGACGACGCCTACGTCACGATGGAGCCCGAGTACATCGAGTCCGTCTGGTGGTCCCTCAAGGAGATCTTCAACAAGGGCCTCCTCGTCCAGGACCACCGCGTCGCCCCCTGGTGCCCCCGCTGCGGCACCGGCCTGTCCGACCACGAGCTGGCGCAGGGCTACGAGACGGTCGTGGACCCGTCCGTGTTCGTCCGCTTCCCGCTCACCTCCGGCCCGCTCGCCGGCGGGGCCGCGCTCCTGGTGTGGACGACCACGCCCTGGACTCTCGTCTCCAACACGGCCGTCGCCGCCCACCCCGAGGTGACCTACGTCGTCGCGACGAACGGCGAGGAGAAGCTCGTCGTCGCCGAGCCGCTGGTCGCAAAGGCCCTGGGCGAGGGCTGGGAGACCACTGGTCAGACCTTCACGGGCGCGGAGATGGAGCGCTGGACCTATCAGCGTCCGTTCGAGCTGGTCGAGTTCCCGGAGACCGAGGGCGGCACCCACTACGTGGTGAACGCCGAGTACGTCACGACCGAGGACGGTACGGGCCTGGTCCACCAGTCCCCCGCCTTCGGTGAGGACGACCTCAAGGTCTGCCGGTCGTACGGCCTGCCCGTCGTGAACCCGGTCCGCCCGGACGGCACCTTCGAGGAGGACGTCCCCCTGGTCGGCGGCGTCTTCTTCAAGAAGGCTGACGAAAAGCTCACCGAGGACCTCCAGCAGCGCGGTCTGCTCTTCAAGCACATCCCGTACGAGCACAGCTACCCGCACTGCTGGCGCTGCCACACCGCGCTGCTCTACTACGCACAGCCGTCCTGGTACATCCGCACGACCGCCATCAAGGACCGCCTCCTCGAGGAGAACGAGAAGACCAACTGGTTCCCGGACACGGTCAAGCACGGCCGGTACGGCGACTGGCTGAACAACAACATCGACTGGGCGCTGTCCCGCAACCGCTACTGGGGCACCCCGCTGCCGATCTGGCGCTGCGAGGACGACCACCTCACGGTCGTCGGCTCCCGCGCGGAGCTCAGCGAGCTCACGGGCACCGACCAGTCCGAGCTTGACCCGCACCGTCCGTTCATCGACGACGTGACCTTCGCCTGCCCGCAGTGCCGGCAGACGGCCACGCGCGTGCCGGAGGTCATCGACGCCTGGTACGACTCGGGTTCGATGCCCTTCGCGCAGTGGGGCTACCCGTACAAGAACAAGGAGCTGTTCGAGAGCCGGTATCCGGCGCAGTTCATCTCCGAGGCCATCGACCAGACCCGCGGCTGGTTCTACACGCTGATGGCGGTCGGCACCCTGGTCTTCGACAAGTCGTCGTACGAGAACGTCGTGTGCCTCGGCCACATCCTCGCCGAGGACGGCCGCAAGATGTCCAAGCACCTGGGCAACATCCTGCAGCCGATCCCGCTGATGGACCAGCACGGCGCGGACGCGGTGCGCTGGTTCATGGCGGCAGGCGGCTCCCCGTGGGCGGCACGCCGCGTGGGCCACGGCACGATCCAGGAGGTCGTCCGCAAGACGCTCCTGACGTACTGGAACACGGTCGCCTTCCAGGCCCTGTACGCCCGTACGTCGAACTGGGCGCCGTCCGCGGCCGACCCGGCCCCCGCCGACCGTCCGGTCCTGGACCGCTGGCTGCTGTCCGAACTGCACGCGCTGACCGACCAGGTGACCCAGTCCCTGGAGGCGTACGACACCCAGCGCGCCGGCAAGCTGCTCTCGGCGTTCGTCGACGACCTGTCGAACTGGTACGTCCGTCGCTCGCGTCGCCGCTTCTGGCAGGGCGACAAGGCGGCGCTGCGCACCCTGCACGAGGTCGTCGAGACGATCACCAAGCTGATGGCCCCGCTGACCCCGTTCATCACGGAGCGGGTCTGGCAGGACCTGATCGTGCCGGTGTCCCCGGACGCGCCGGAGTCGGTGCATCTGGCGTCCTGGCCCGAGGCGGATCTGTCGGCGATCGACCCGGAGCTGTCGAAGCAGATGGTCCTGGTCCGCCGGCTGGTGGAGCTGGGCCGCGCCACGCGCGCGGAGTCGGGCGTGAAGACCCGCCAGCCGCTGTCGCGTGCGCTCATCGCCGCGACCGGCTTCGACGCGCTCGACCGCGAGCTGCACGCGCAGATCACGGAGGAGCTGAACGTCACATCCCTCGCGTCCCTCTCGGAGGTCGGCGGCTCCCTCGTCGACACGACCGCGAAGGCCAACTTCCGCGCCCTGGGCAAGCGTTTCGGCAAGCGCGTCCAGGACGTGGCGAAGGCCGTCGCGAACGCGGACGCGGCGGCGCTGTCCCTGGCCCTGCGCGAGGGCACGGCGTCGGTGGAGGTCGACGGCGAGACGGTCACGCTCGCACCCGACGAGGTGATCATCACGGAGACCCCGCGCGAGGGCTGGTCGGTGGCGTCCGACTCGGGCGCGACGGTGGCCCTGGACCTGGAGATCACTGAGGAGTTGCGCCGCGCGGGACTGGCCCGTGACGCGATCCGCCTGATCCAGGAGGCCCGTAAGAACAGCGGCCTGGACGTGGCCGACCGCATCGCGCTCCGCTGGACGGCGACGGACGCGGCGACGATCGCGGCGCTGGGCGACCACGCCGAGCTCATCGCCGACGAGGTCCTGGCGACGGACTTCGCCCAGGGTGAGGCGGACGACGCCTACGGGGAGCCGTTCACGGACGAGGGCCTGACCCTCACGTTCCGCCTGCGCAAGGCGTAG